A part of Cottoperca gobio chromosome 4, fCotGob3.1, whole genome shotgun sequence genomic DNA contains:
- the tnni3k gene encoding serine/threonine-protein kinase TNNI3K isoform X1 encodes MGLYYLSVILFNPGEDEWKKKVGESYSVIVEKLEDDFQLKDSEIVELKLAFSSDEAFQKVNLSYRTEKGLSPLHLCCVCGGNKAHVRTLMLKGLRPSRLSRNGFTALHLAAYKDNAELLTALLHGGSDVQQVGYGALTALHVATLAGHHEAADILLQHGAYVNVQDAVFFTPLHIASYNSHEQVAKLLLKFGADVNASGEVGDRPLHLAAAKGFLCIMKLLLGEGSKADVNAQDNEDHVPLHFCARFGHHEIVRFLLQGNCDAQPHSVNIYGDTPLHLACYNGKFEAAKEIVQLSGTESLSKENIFSETGLHSACTYGKDLEMVKFLLSQNAMSINNQGRDGHTALHSACFHGHIRLVQFLLDSGADMNLVACDPSRSSGEKDEQTCLMWAYEKGHDAIVTLLKHYTRADDSPCNEYSQPGGDGSYVSVPSPLGKIKSMTKEKAEVLLLRASLPSHFHLQLSELEFNEIIGSGSFGKVYRGKCRNKIVAIKRYRANTYCSKSDVDMFCREVSILCRLNHPCIIQFVGACLDDPSQFAIVTQYISGGSLFSLLHEQKRLIDLQSKLIIAIDVAKGMAYLHNLTQPIIHRDLNSHNILLYEDGHAVVADFGESRFLQSVDEDNMTKQPGNLRWMAPEVFTQCTRYSVKADMFSYALCLWELLTGEIPFAHLKPAAAAADMAYHHIRPPVGYSIPKPISAFLMQGWNACPEDRPDFSEVVSNLEECLCNIELMSPASSNSSGSLSPSSSSDCLLGRGGPGRSHVAALRSRFELEYAVNTRAYAFWTQSERRRASGGLSLEELRRNMQFSPIDRNGYVSDPMSTMRLHSSYSSSGSFEDSN; translated from the exons ATGGGATTATATTATTTAAGTGTTATTCTGTTCAACCCCGGTGAAGATGAGTGGAAGAAGAAGGTGGGCGAGTCGTACTCTGTGATCGTAGAGAAGTTGGAAGATGACTTCCAGCTCAAAGACAGCGAGATCGTGGAGCTCAAACTTGCTTTCAG CTCTGATGAGGCTTTTCAGAAGGTGAACTTGAGCTACCGCACAGAGAAGGGGCTGTCGCCGCTGCATCTCTGCTGCGTATGTGGAG GTAACAAGGCCCATGTCCGCACCCTGATGCTCAAAGGCCTGCGTCCTTCCAGACTGTCCAGGAATGGATTCACTGCGCTCCACCTGGCTGCTTACAAG GATAATGCTGAGCTGCTGACTGCACTTCTCCACGGGGGGTCGGACGTGCAGCAGGTGGGCTACGGTGCCCTCACTGCCCTGCATGTCGCCACGCTGGCTGGGCACCATGAG gCAGCAGATATACTCCTGCAGCATGGAGCTTATGTGAATGTGCAGGATGCTGTGTTTTTCACCCCGCTGCATATTGCTTCTTACAACAGCCACGAGCAG GTGGCAAAGCTGCTGCTGAAGTTTGGGGCCGATGTGAATGCGAGTGGTGAGGTAGGTGACCGGCCGCTGCACCTCGCTGCAGCCAAGGGTTTCCTCTGCATCATGAAACTGCTGCTGGGGGAAGGGAGCAAAGCTGACG tGAACGCCCAGGACAACGAAGACCACGTTCCTCTCCACTTCTGCGCCCGCTTCGGTCACCATGAGATTGTGCGCTTCCTCCTGCAGGGCAACTGTGACGCGCAGCCTCACTCTGTCAACATCTACGGCGACACACCGTTACACTT AGCCTGCTATAATGGAAAATTTGAGGCAGCGAAGGAGATTGTGCAGCTTTCTGGCACAGAGAGTCTGTCGAAGGAGAACATATTCAGCGAGACGGGACTTCACAG TGCATGCACCTATGGGAAGGACCTGGAGATGGTCAAGTTCTTGTTGAGCCAGAATGCAATGAGCATCAACAATCAGGGCAGAGATGGACACACAG CTCTGCACAGCGCCTGTTTTCACGGCCACATCCGCCTGGTGCAGTTCTTGCTGGACAGCGGGGCAGACATGAACCTGGTCGCCTGCGACCCGAGCAGGTCCAGCGGGGAGAAGGACGAGCAGACCTGCCTGATGTGGGCTTATGAAAAAG GTCACGATGCCATCGTCACCTTACTGAAACACTACACACGTGCAGATGACTCCCCCTGTAATGAGTACTCTCAGCCGGGTGGGG ATGGGTCCTACGTCTCAGTCCCGTCTCCTCTGGGAAAGATCAAAAGCATGACTAAAG AGAAGGCAGAAGTCCTCCTGCTCCGGGCCAGCCTCCCGTCCCACTTCCATCTTCAGCTGTCTGAACTGGAGTTTAATGAAATTATTGGATCAG GCTCCTTTGGAAAAGTCTACAGAGGCAAATGCAGGAACAAAATTGTTGCCATAAAACG CTATCGAGCCAACACGTACTGCTCCAAGTCCGACGTGGACATGTTCTGCAGAGAGGTCTCCATCCTCTGTCGCCTCAACCACCCCTGCATCATCCAGTTTGTGGGGGCGTGTCTTGACGACCCCAGCCAGTTTGCCATCGTAACGCAGTACATCTCTGGAggctctctgttctctctgctgCACGAGCAGAAGAG GCTTATCGACCTGCAGTCCAAACTCATCATTGCCATCGACGTGGCCAAGGGCATGGCGTACCTGCACAACCTCACCCAGCCCATCATCCACAGGGACCTCAACAG CCACAATATTCTGCTCTATGAGGACGGACATGCAGTGGTGGCTGATTTTGGAG aaTCTAGATTTCTACAATCTGTGGATGAGGATAACATGACCAAGCAGCCGGGG AACCTGCGTTGGATGGCTCCTGAGGTGTTCACCCAGTGTACTCGCTACTCTGTGAAGGCAGACATGTTCAGCTACGCCCTCTGTCTGTGGGAGCTGCTTACTGGAGAAATTCCCTTTGCTCACTTGAAACCTG ctgctgcagcagcagacatggcCTACCATCACATCCGGCCTCCTGTTGGTTACTCCATCCCCAAACCCATCTCTGCTTTTCTGATGCAAGGCTGGAACGCCTGCCCAGAG GACAGGCCTGATTTCTCTGAAGTGGTTTCCAACCTGGAGGAATGCTTGTGCAACATTGag CTGATGTCTCCGGCCTCCAGCAACAGCAGTGGCTCCCTgtcgccctcctcctcctccgactGTCTGCTCGGGCGAGGAGGACCCGGGCGGAGCCACGTGGCCGCCCTGCGCTCACGCTTCGAGCTGGAGTACGCTGTCAACACTCGCGCGTACGCCTTCTGGACTCAGAG TGAGCGCCGTCGTGCATCTGGAGGCCTTTCACTGGAGGAGCTCAGAAGGAACATGCAGTTTTCTCCCATTGATCGAAATG GGTACGTGTCTGACCCCATGAGCACCATGAGATTACACTCGTCTtacagcagcagtggcagctTCGAGGACAGCAACTAA
- the fpgt gene encoding fucose-1-phosphate guanylyltransferase, producing the protein MSQECIAKLQTATREKLRRFNSLRAREVQPGEFWDVVVVTAVDEQQRDAYELQIRQKLHRRELPLGVHYKVFSDPPGSKIGNGGSTLYALQQLKDIFGKALCRLRVILVHAGGFSQRLPSASALGKIFTAVPLGDPLYQMLELKLALYVDFPSQMKPGVLVTCADDIELYSTAEDESVRFDKAGFTALAHPSPLSVGTTHGVFVLDSNEKSAHSEMENISCLRFLHKPSVDEMRDAAAVCKRRSGCFALSDAEFVYTDSTYYVDFDTAKSLLSLLKELEPLDCEVDAYGDFLQALGPKATIDYTSNTANVTKEESGLVEIRQKIFHLLKGTPLNVILLNNSKFYHIGTTSEYLFHLTEDVALRSELGLLSSAFSLHMNEPSSTGCCVMHSVLDPSCSVGAGSVVEYCRLGARASVGGRSIVSSCWVSAGLSVPDGVFMHSLCVNDEHQTRFVTVVFGINDDLKRSVEAPAYMEELKLFGYSLAACVSHWGLKKEVLQFSGDASSCSLWNARLFPVCSDQQSSFSRSLEMLQAALRGSTFSLPKDTELMSVREALQCKNLQQMLKFRQTLYEDITQRTHNK; encoded by the exons ATGAGTCAGGAATGCATCGCAAAGTTACAAACTGCAACAAGAGAAAAACTGCGAAGATTTAACTCTCTGCGCG CTCGAGAGGTGCAGCCCGGTGAGTTCTGGGACGTGGTGGTCGTGACGGCTGTGgatgagcagcagagagacgCGTATGAGCTGCAGATCAGACAGAAGCTCCACAGAAGAGAGCTTCCTCTCGGAGTTCACTACAAGGTCTTCTCTGATCCGCCTGGCTCTAAAATAG GGAATGGAGGCTCCACTCTGTAtgcactgcagcagctgaaagacaTCTTTGGGAAGGCTCTGTGCAGACTGAGGGTCATCCTCGTCCATGCAG GAGGGTTTAGTCAGCGGCTGCCCAGTGCCAGCGCCCTGGGGAAGATCTTCACCGCCGTGCCGCTGGGTGACCCTCTCTACCAGATGCTGGAGCTCAAACTGGCCTTGTATGTGGATTTCCCATCCCAGATGAAGCCTGGCGTACTGGTGACCTGCGCAGACGACATCGAGCTCTACAGCACTGCGGAGGATGAGAGTGTGAGGTTTGACAAAGCTGGCTTCACAGCTTTAGCCCACCCCTCCCCGCTGTCCGTCGGGACTACCcacggtgtgtttgtgttggattcaaatgaaaagtctGCTCACTctgaaatggaaaacatttcCTGCCTGCGCTTTCTGCACAAGCCGAGCGTCGATGAGATGCGAGACGCCGCGGCTGTTTGTAAAAGGCGGAGTGGTTGTTTTGCTCTTTCTGACGCTGAGTTTGTTTACACAGACAGCACTTATTATGTCGACTTTGATACTGCGAAGTCTCTTCTTAGTCTGCTGAAGGAGTTGGAGCCTTTGGACTGTGAGGTAGACGCATACGGAGACTTTCTCCAAGCGCTGGGCCCCAAAGCCACGATCGATTACACCAGCAACACTGCGAATGTCACCAAAGAGGAGAGCGGTCTGGTGGAAATCCGCCAAAAGATCTTCCACCTTCTAAAAGGGACTCCCTTGAATGTCATTCTCCTGAACAACTCCAAGTTTTATCACATTGGCACCACTTCAGAGTACCTCTTTCACCTCACCGAGGATGTGGCGCTGAGGAGTGAGCTGGGTCTCCTGTCATCTGCCTTCAGCCTGCATATGAATGAACCCTCCTCTACGGGATGCTGCGTTATGCACAGCGTCCTCGATCCCAGTTGCTCTGTGGGAGCTGGGTCAGTGGTGGAGTACTGCAGACTGGGAGCCAGAGCTTCTGTGGGAGGGCGCTCCATCGTCAGCAGCTGCTGGGTCAGTGCGGGCCTCTCGGTGCCTGATGGCGTCTTCATGCATTCTCTGTGTGTGAATGACGAGCACCAAACCAGGTTTGTAACCGTCGTCTTTGGGATTAATGACGACTTGAAGCGCAGCGTGGAAGCCCCGGCATATATGGAGGAGCTGAAGCTGTTTGGTTACAGCCTGGCAGCATGTGTGTCTCACTGGGGGCTGAAAAAAGAAGTCCTGCAGTTCTCCGGGGATGCATCCAGCTGTAGTTTGTGGAACGCCcgtttgtttcctgtttgctCTGATCAACAAAGCTCCTTCTCACGGTCTCTGGAGATGCTGCAGGCCGCGCTGAGAGGCTCTACATTCAGCTTACCTAAAGACACAGAGCTGATGTCTGTGCGAGAGGCCTTACAGTGTAAGAACCTGCAGCAGATGTTGAAGTTCAGGCAGACACTGTATGAAGACAtcacacagagaacacacaacaAGTGA
- the tnni3k gene encoding serine/threonine-protein kinase TNNI3K isoform X3, translating to MGLYYLSVILFNPGEDEWKKKVGESYSVIVEKLEDDFQLKDSEIVELKLAFSSDEAFQKVNLSYRTEKGLSPLHLCCVCGGNKAHVRTLMLKGLRPSRLSRNGFTALHLAAYKDNAELLTALLHGGSDVQQVGYGALTALHVATLAGHHEAADILLQHGAYVNVQDAVFFTPLHIASYNSHEQVAKLLLKFGADVNASGEVGDRPLHLAAAKGFLCIMKLLLGEGSKADVNAQDNEDHVPLHFCARFGHHEIVRFLLQGNCDAQPHSVNIYGDTPLHLACYNGKFEAAKEIVQLSGTESLSKENIFSETGLHSACTYGKDLEMVKFLLSQNAMSINNQGRDGHTALHSACFHGHIRLVQFLLDSGADMNLVACDPSRSSGEKDEQTCLMWAYEKGHDAIVTLLKHYTRADDSPCNEYSQPGGDGSYVSVPSPLGKIKSMTKEKAEVLLLRASLPSHFHLQLSELEFNEIIGSGSFGKVYRGKCRNKIVAIKRYRANTYCSKSDVDMFCREVSILCRLNHPCIIQFVGACLDDPSQFAIVTQYISGGSLFSLLHEQKRLIDLQSKLIIAIDVAKGMAYLHNLTQPIIHRDLNSHNILLYEDGHAVVADFGESRFLQSVDEDNMTKQPGNLRWMAPEVFTQCTRYSVKADMFSYALCLWELLTGEIPFAHLKPDVHICPQLLQQQTWPTITSGLLLVTPSPNPSLLF from the exons ATGGGATTATATTATTTAAGTGTTATTCTGTTCAACCCCGGTGAAGATGAGTGGAAGAAGAAGGTGGGCGAGTCGTACTCTGTGATCGTAGAGAAGTTGGAAGATGACTTCCAGCTCAAAGACAGCGAGATCGTGGAGCTCAAACTTGCTTTCAG CTCTGATGAGGCTTTTCAGAAGGTGAACTTGAGCTACCGCACAGAGAAGGGGCTGTCGCCGCTGCATCTCTGCTGCGTATGTGGAG GTAACAAGGCCCATGTCCGCACCCTGATGCTCAAAGGCCTGCGTCCTTCCAGACTGTCCAGGAATGGATTCACTGCGCTCCACCTGGCTGCTTACAAG GATAATGCTGAGCTGCTGACTGCACTTCTCCACGGGGGGTCGGACGTGCAGCAGGTGGGCTACGGTGCCCTCACTGCCCTGCATGTCGCCACGCTGGCTGGGCACCATGAG gCAGCAGATATACTCCTGCAGCATGGAGCTTATGTGAATGTGCAGGATGCTGTGTTTTTCACCCCGCTGCATATTGCTTCTTACAACAGCCACGAGCAG GTGGCAAAGCTGCTGCTGAAGTTTGGGGCCGATGTGAATGCGAGTGGTGAGGTAGGTGACCGGCCGCTGCACCTCGCTGCAGCCAAGGGTTTCCTCTGCATCATGAAACTGCTGCTGGGGGAAGGGAGCAAAGCTGACG tGAACGCCCAGGACAACGAAGACCACGTTCCTCTCCACTTCTGCGCCCGCTTCGGTCACCATGAGATTGTGCGCTTCCTCCTGCAGGGCAACTGTGACGCGCAGCCTCACTCTGTCAACATCTACGGCGACACACCGTTACACTT AGCCTGCTATAATGGAAAATTTGAGGCAGCGAAGGAGATTGTGCAGCTTTCTGGCACAGAGAGTCTGTCGAAGGAGAACATATTCAGCGAGACGGGACTTCACAG TGCATGCACCTATGGGAAGGACCTGGAGATGGTCAAGTTCTTGTTGAGCCAGAATGCAATGAGCATCAACAATCAGGGCAGAGATGGACACACAG CTCTGCACAGCGCCTGTTTTCACGGCCACATCCGCCTGGTGCAGTTCTTGCTGGACAGCGGGGCAGACATGAACCTGGTCGCCTGCGACCCGAGCAGGTCCAGCGGGGAGAAGGACGAGCAGACCTGCCTGATGTGGGCTTATGAAAAAG GTCACGATGCCATCGTCACCTTACTGAAACACTACACACGTGCAGATGACTCCCCCTGTAATGAGTACTCTCAGCCGGGTGGGG ATGGGTCCTACGTCTCAGTCCCGTCTCCTCTGGGAAAGATCAAAAGCATGACTAAAG AGAAGGCAGAAGTCCTCCTGCTCCGGGCCAGCCTCCCGTCCCACTTCCATCTTCAGCTGTCTGAACTGGAGTTTAATGAAATTATTGGATCAG GCTCCTTTGGAAAAGTCTACAGAGGCAAATGCAGGAACAAAATTGTTGCCATAAAACG CTATCGAGCCAACACGTACTGCTCCAAGTCCGACGTGGACATGTTCTGCAGAGAGGTCTCCATCCTCTGTCGCCTCAACCACCCCTGCATCATCCAGTTTGTGGGGGCGTGTCTTGACGACCCCAGCCAGTTTGCCATCGTAACGCAGTACATCTCTGGAggctctctgttctctctgctgCACGAGCAGAAGAG GCTTATCGACCTGCAGTCCAAACTCATCATTGCCATCGACGTGGCCAAGGGCATGGCGTACCTGCACAACCTCACCCAGCCCATCATCCACAGGGACCTCAACAG CCACAATATTCTGCTCTATGAGGACGGACATGCAGTGGTGGCTGATTTTGGAG aaTCTAGATTTCTACAATCTGTGGATGAGGATAACATGACCAAGCAGCCGGGG AACCTGCGTTGGATGGCTCCTGAGGTGTTCACCCAGTGTACTCGCTACTCTGTGAAGGCAGACATGTTCAGCTACGCCCTCTGTCTGTGGGAGCTGCTTACTGGAGAAATTCCCTTTGCTCACTTGAAACCTG ACGTTCACATCTGtccacagctgctgcagcagcagacatggcCTACCATCACATCCGGCCTCCTGTTGGTTACTCCATCCCCAAACCCATCTCTGCTTTTCTGA
- the tnni3k gene encoding serine/threonine-protein kinase TNNI3K isoform X2 produces MLKGLRPSRLSRNGFTALHLAAYKDNAELLTALLHGGSDVQQVGYGALTALHVATLAGHHEAADILLQHGAYVNVQDAVFFTPLHIASYNSHEQVAKLLLKFGADVNASGEVGDRPLHLAAAKGFLCIMKLLLGEGSKADVNAQDNEDHVPLHFCARFGHHEIVRFLLQGNCDAQPHSVNIYGDTPLHLACYNGKFEAAKEIVQLSGTESLSKENIFSETGLHSACTYGKDLEMVKFLLSQNAMSINNQGRDGHTALHSACFHGHIRLVQFLLDSGADMNLVACDPSRSSGEKDEQTCLMWAYEKGHDAIVTLLKHYTRADDSPCNEYSQPGGDGSYVSVPSPLGKIKSMTKEKAEVLLLRASLPSHFHLQLSELEFNEIIGSGSFGKVYRGKCRNKIVAIKRYRANTYCSKSDVDMFCREVSILCRLNHPCIIQFVGACLDDPSQFAIVTQYISGGSLFSLLHEQKRLIDLQSKLIIAIDVAKGMAYLHNLTQPIIHRDLNSHNILLYEDGHAVVADFGESRFLQSVDEDNMTKQPGNLRWMAPEVFTQCTRYSVKADMFSYALCLWELLTGEIPFAHLKPAAAAADMAYHHIRPPVGYSIPKPISAFLMQGWNACPEDRPDFSEVVSNLEECLCNIELMSPASSNSSGSLSPSSSSDCLLGRGGPGRSHVAALRSRFELEYAVNTRAYAFWTQSERRRASGGLSLEELRRNMQFSPIDRNGYVSDPMSTMRLHSSYSSSGSFEDSN; encoded by the exons ATGCTCAAAGGCCTGCGTCCTTCCAGACTGTCCAGGAATGGATTCACTGCGCTCCACCTGGCTGCTTACAAG GATAATGCTGAGCTGCTGACTGCACTTCTCCACGGGGGGTCGGACGTGCAGCAGGTGGGCTACGGTGCCCTCACTGCCCTGCATGTCGCCACGCTGGCTGGGCACCATGAG gCAGCAGATATACTCCTGCAGCATGGAGCTTATGTGAATGTGCAGGATGCTGTGTTTTTCACCCCGCTGCATATTGCTTCTTACAACAGCCACGAGCAG GTGGCAAAGCTGCTGCTGAAGTTTGGGGCCGATGTGAATGCGAGTGGTGAGGTAGGTGACCGGCCGCTGCACCTCGCTGCAGCCAAGGGTTTCCTCTGCATCATGAAACTGCTGCTGGGGGAAGGGAGCAAAGCTGACG tGAACGCCCAGGACAACGAAGACCACGTTCCTCTCCACTTCTGCGCCCGCTTCGGTCACCATGAGATTGTGCGCTTCCTCCTGCAGGGCAACTGTGACGCGCAGCCTCACTCTGTCAACATCTACGGCGACACACCGTTACACTT AGCCTGCTATAATGGAAAATTTGAGGCAGCGAAGGAGATTGTGCAGCTTTCTGGCACAGAGAGTCTGTCGAAGGAGAACATATTCAGCGAGACGGGACTTCACAG TGCATGCACCTATGGGAAGGACCTGGAGATGGTCAAGTTCTTGTTGAGCCAGAATGCAATGAGCATCAACAATCAGGGCAGAGATGGACACACAG CTCTGCACAGCGCCTGTTTTCACGGCCACATCCGCCTGGTGCAGTTCTTGCTGGACAGCGGGGCAGACATGAACCTGGTCGCCTGCGACCCGAGCAGGTCCAGCGGGGAGAAGGACGAGCAGACCTGCCTGATGTGGGCTTATGAAAAAG GTCACGATGCCATCGTCACCTTACTGAAACACTACACACGTGCAGATGACTCCCCCTGTAATGAGTACTCTCAGCCGGGTGGGG ATGGGTCCTACGTCTCAGTCCCGTCTCCTCTGGGAAAGATCAAAAGCATGACTAAAG AGAAGGCAGAAGTCCTCCTGCTCCGGGCCAGCCTCCCGTCCCACTTCCATCTTCAGCTGTCTGAACTGGAGTTTAATGAAATTATTGGATCAG GCTCCTTTGGAAAAGTCTACAGAGGCAAATGCAGGAACAAAATTGTTGCCATAAAACG CTATCGAGCCAACACGTACTGCTCCAAGTCCGACGTGGACATGTTCTGCAGAGAGGTCTCCATCCTCTGTCGCCTCAACCACCCCTGCATCATCCAGTTTGTGGGGGCGTGTCTTGACGACCCCAGCCAGTTTGCCATCGTAACGCAGTACATCTCTGGAggctctctgttctctctgctgCACGAGCAGAAGAG GCTTATCGACCTGCAGTCCAAACTCATCATTGCCATCGACGTGGCCAAGGGCATGGCGTACCTGCACAACCTCACCCAGCCCATCATCCACAGGGACCTCAACAG CCACAATATTCTGCTCTATGAGGACGGACATGCAGTGGTGGCTGATTTTGGAG aaTCTAGATTTCTACAATCTGTGGATGAGGATAACATGACCAAGCAGCCGGGG AACCTGCGTTGGATGGCTCCTGAGGTGTTCACCCAGTGTACTCGCTACTCTGTGAAGGCAGACATGTTCAGCTACGCCCTCTGTCTGTGGGAGCTGCTTACTGGAGAAATTCCCTTTGCTCACTTGAAACCTG ctgctgcagcagcagacatggcCTACCATCACATCCGGCCTCCTGTTGGTTACTCCATCCCCAAACCCATCTCTGCTTTTCTGATGCAAGGCTGGAACGCCTGCCCAGAG GACAGGCCTGATTTCTCTGAAGTGGTTTCCAACCTGGAGGAATGCTTGTGCAACATTGag CTGATGTCTCCGGCCTCCAGCAACAGCAGTGGCTCCCTgtcgccctcctcctcctccgactGTCTGCTCGGGCGAGGAGGACCCGGGCGGAGCCACGTGGCCGCCCTGCGCTCACGCTTCGAGCTGGAGTACGCTGTCAACACTCGCGCGTACGCCTTCTGGACTCAGAG TGAGCGCCGTCGTGCATCTGGAGGCCTTTCACTGGAGGAGCTCAGAAGGAACATGCAGTTTTCTCCCATTGATCGAAATG GGTACGTGTCTGACCCCATGAGCACCATGAGATTACACTCGTCTtacagcagcagtggcagctTCGAGGACAGCAACTAA